DNA sequence from the Alkalilimnicola ehrlichii MLHE-1 genome:
GGCGCGGAGCGCATCCGCGCCAGTCTGCCGCGCCTGGAGGCGTTGGCCCAGGGCGGGACCGCCGTCGGCACCGGGATCAACGCCCCGCCCTCCTTCGGCGCCCGGGTGGCTGGCCTGATCGCGGAGCGTACCGGAGTGCCCTTTACGCCCTGCGCGGACCGCTTCGAGGCGCTCTCCAGCCAGGATGCGGCGGTGGAGATGCACGGTCAGCTCCGCACCGTGGCGGTCAGCCTGATGAAGATCGCCAATGATCTGCGCTGGATGAACAGCGGGCCGCTGGCCGGTCTGGGCGAGATCGCACTCCCGGCCCTGCAACCGGGCAGCTCGATCATGCCGGGCAAGGTCAACCCGGTGATCCCGGAGTCGGTGGCCATGGTCAGCGCCCAGGTCATGGGCAACGACACCACCCTGGCGGTCGCCGGCCAGTCGGGCAATTTCCAGCTCAATGTCATGCTGCCCGTGGTGGGTTACAACCTGTTGCAGAGCATCGGTCTGCTGGCCAACGCCAGCCGGCTGCTGGGGGACAAGGCCATCGCCGGTTTCACGGTGAACGAGGGGCGCATCGGCGAGGCCCTGGACCGCAACCCCATCCTGGTCACGGCCCTGAACGCGGTGATCGGTTACGAAAAGGGCGCCGAGATCGCCAAGACCGCCTACAAAGAGGGCCGTCCGATCATGGAGGTGGCCCGTGAGCACACGGATCTGTCCGAGGAGGCGCTGCAGCGTCTGCTGGACCCGGCCGCGCTCACCCGGGGCGGGATTCAGAAGTGACTGGGCCGGGGCCGCTGCGGCGGTCGTAGCGGGCGAAAAGCTGCCCGGCGCGGCCGTCGCCCTCCCGGTCCAGATAGAGGTGCACCAGGTCGAAATCCGCGGGCGGGGCCAGCACCGGGCCCTCGGTGATGGTGGCGTAATCGGCACCGGCGACGATGCGCAGGCGGTGGGTCAGGAACAGGCTCTCCAGGACCCCGGCGCGCAGCAGTTCGTGCATGACCCACGGTCCGGTCACTGAGTAGGCCCGCCGGTAGCCTTCGGCGGCCAGGTGCCGGGTTAGCCGTGCCGCGTCCACCCGCGGGCCGGCACCGCAGTCGATCACCGTGGCGCCCTGGCGTTCCAGGCGATCACGGGCCCGGGGGGAGGCCCCGGTGACGGTGGCCACCCAGACCCGCCGACCCTGACGGAACAACAACTCGGGAAGTGGGAAGTCCAGGGTCGCACTCAACACCACCACGTCCGGTTGACCGGGGAGGCCCTGGTCCTGCCGCCAGGCAACCAGGTCGCCGTAATCCGTTCCGAGCGGAAGAATATCCTGTGCCCGGCCCGCCTGCAGGTCACGGAAGTAGCGTCCGCTGCTGAGGAGGATGTCCGCCCGCGCGGCCAGCTCCTGGAACAGCCGCCAGTCCCGCCGGTTGGCGATGCTGCCCGGTACCGTCTGCGCCGGCAAGCCGTCGCCCAGGGCGATGCGTCCGTCCAGGCTGGTGACGAAGTTGCCGTAGACGTAGAGCCGGTCGTCCCCGCGCGGCAGCGGCAGGTCGCGATACAGGTTGGTCAGGGGGATGGGGTCGTGGTTGCCCGGCGGGTGCAGGGGGATCAGCGGTGGCGTCATAGTGAGCAACGGGCCTGGTTGGTGATGGGATGATGGCCTGATACCGGCGGGAAATCCAGCGTATACTGGGCGCCTCTCAGACCCACGGTTAATGTAACCCTAGACGTGTAACTATTTTGAGCTGCATCGCGCCCTTTGACCTGCATTGCCGTCGCTGCCCGCGTCTGGCGGCGTTCCTGGACCAGGTGGCGGCGGATCATCCGGCTTATCACGCGCGCCCGGTACCCTCTTTCGGTGACCCGGCGGCGCGCCTGCTGGTGGTCGGCCTGGCTCCGGGGATGCACGGCGCCAACGCCAGCGGTCGGCCCTTCACCGGGGATCATGCCGGCATCCTGCTCTACCGTACCCTTCACGCGTGTGGCTTCGCCAATCAGCCCAATGGCGACCACCCGGAGGACGGGCTGGTGCTGCACGACTGCCGCATCACCAACGCCGTGCGCTGCCTGCCACCGGGCAACAAGCCCAACCGCCAGGAGGTGCGCAACTGCCTGCCCTACCTGCGATACGAGTTGTCGAGCCTGGGGCCGGGGGGCGTGGTGCTGGCGCTGGGGCGTGTGGCCCATGAGGCGGTGCTGCTGGCAGAGGACGAGCGCCTCAGCCACCATCCCTTCGCCCATGGCGCGGAGCACCCCCTCGCGGGCGGGCGCATCCTGTTGGACAGCTACCACTGCAGCCGGTACAACACCCAGACCCGGCGCCTGACCCCGGCAATGTTCTCCGCCGTTTTCCAGCACGCGCGCCATCTGCTCAGCCGCTCATGACCGACGTGCCGAGCCCCTTCGACCCCAAGGC
Encoded proteins:
- a CDS encoding class II fumarate hydratase encodes the protein MNGQGYRIERDSMGELQVPETALWGAQTQRAVENFPVSDLRMPRSFIRALGLIKGAAARANYELELLAPEIAEAIAEAAREVEQGDHDDQFPVDVFQTGSGTSSNMNANEVIARLASDRLGKAVHPNDHVNMGQSSNDVIPTAIHVSACLALHEQLLPALEGLEQQIRDKAAALEGRVKTGRTHLMDAMPVSFAQELGGWATQVGHGAERIRASLPRLEALAQGGTAVGTGINAPPSFGARVAGLIAERTGVPFTPCADRFEALSSQDAAVEMHGQLRTVAVSLMKIANDLRWMNSGPLAGLGEIALPALQPGSSIMPGKVNPVIPESVAMVSAQVMGNDTTLAVAGQSGNFQLNVMLPVVGYNLLQSIGLLANASRLLGDKAIAGFTVNEGRIGEALDRNPILVTALNAVIGYEKGAEIAKTAYKEGRPIMEVAREHTDLSEEALQRLLDPAALTRGGIQK
- a CDS encoding uracil-DNA glycosylase; its protein translation is MSCIAPFDLHCRRCPRLAAFLDQVAADHPAYHARPVPSFGDPAARLLVVGLAPGMHGANASGRPFTGDHAGILLYRTLHACGFANQPNGDHPEDGLVLHDCRITNAVRCLPPGNKPNRQEVRNCLPYLRYELSSLGPGGVVLALGRVAHEAVLLAEDERLSHHPFAHGAEHPLAGGRILLDSYHCSRYNTQTRRLTPAMFSAVFQHARHLLSRS
- a CDS encoding RibD family protein — encoded protein: MTPPLIPLHPPGNHDPIPLTNLYRDLPLPRGDDRLYVYGNFVTSLDGRIALGDGLPAQTVPGSIANRRDWRLFQELAARADILLSSGRYFRDLQAGRAQDILPLGTDYGDLVAWRQDQGLPGQPDVVVLSATLDFPLPELLFRQGRRVWVATVTGASPRARDRLERQGATVIDCGAGPRVDAARLTRHLAAEGYRRAYSVTGPWVMHELLRAGVLESLFLTHRLRIVAGADYATITEGPVLAPPADFDLVHLYLDREGDGRAGQLFARYDRRSGPGPVTSESRPG